Sequence from the Nitrospinaceae bacterium genome:
ACGGCACCAAGCCTACCTGTCTTGTAGTCGATGAAGCGAAGTTCGCTTCCACGTTTTTCCGCCAAATCAAAGCGACCCCTCAACAAAATCTCTTTCCCATCCTTCGTTTCCACGGACACCAAGTCCCCGCGCTCCCCGAAGTCACCTTCAACTTCTGCCGGGGTCCATTCGGGCTCGTTGAGATACATTTTATCGAGAAATTTTTGGAGGTCACGCTCAACTCGGGCTTGAAGAATGGCCCAGGGAACAGGAAGCGGAATCCGGCCATTGCCCTCCAGTATCCGGCTGGCCTCACGAACAGAATTTTCGATCATCCCCCGCCGCTTGTCCGGGGGCATTTCGCCGAATCCTTTCCCGGCTTCCATTACGTTTTTCCCAAAGCGCCTGAGTGCATCGTGATAGAGATTACCTCTATCCATCCCCTCTGCCTCAAGAGGAAGCGCTGCCTCGCTTTTATCCCCAAAACCTAGAAGACGTTTGAGTGCGAATTTATACGGGCAGGTGAAAAAATCCTCTAGGGCAGTAACAGCAATGGAAATTTCCTCTGGGTTCAAGCGCGCATTGATTTCTTCGAGCAGCCCGGGTGCGGAGAGCGCACCATCAAAAGCGTTGAGGGTGTCCCGCTCCCAGCGACCTCGCCAGGCGACGAGGCGTCTTTCGAATCCCGCTTTCACCGAAAAATCCGCGAGCGCTCCCATGGCGGATTTCTTATTAATTACATCAAACTCCCGGCCCAATTCGTGCTCAAGGAGCGTAAGGGGGCTTGTCTTGATGACATCGGGCTCAAGGGCCGCAGCAGCGGCGCGGTAGCCGGGAAGGAGCCGCAAACGCTCGTCGACCTCGCCTGCACCGGGCAGGCAGGCATCTACGAGATATTCGAGAAACAGGCTGGGCGGTGTCTCGGCTTCATCGCCAGCCCCTTTGCCTCCCCGAGGATAGCCCAGAGTGGCCCCGCACTCGGCGGCCTGGAGAGCCGACCAGAACAAAAACCGCTCCTCGGCCATCCGTGTAGATTTGAGCGGGAGGAGGGGCATCTCTCCATCCGTGGCGAGCGATTTATTTAAGAGCGCCCGGAGAGAGTCGGGCAGCAACGGGTCTTCGGCCCCCCGAGCGGGGAAAACGCCTTCGGCCATGCCGGGAATAACAACAGAGGAAAACGAGAGGCCACGAGCCTCCTGGAGGCTCATGACGCGGACCCTTGATTTTGTTCGAGGAGGGAGCGCGTCTTTTCCCTCAAGGGCGGCCCGCGCCCAAAGGCGGAATTCGGCGGCGTCGATATCGCCAAGAATCGGGTCGAGCTTGGCGAGATCTGATATGGCGTCGAGCGCTTTGTCGAATTCATCCGATACAGCGGTAAGGGACTTGAAAGCTTCGATGGCGGCTTGCGCATGGAGCGACGGCAGGCCGTTTTCGGGTAAATCGTTGAAAGTGGCAAAAATATTCTCAAGAGATTTTTTAAATATTTCGGCCTCGGGGTGATTTTTTTTTATTTTATTAAACGCTTGAGAGCCTAGGGCGGCGCGCCATTCACTTTCGCTCGAAACGTAGGGAAGCGGGCGGGTGATGTACTCCCACTTAGAGGCAAGATCGACGGAGGGGGGGTCGTTTTCATCTTCAGCCTGGAGAATTTCATTGAGAAAAAGCGGCGACTTGGAAAAGCGGCACTCGTCCAGAAACCGCATCAGGCCTCGGCGGGGGTAACTCTGCGGCTTTAGCTCAATCATCGAGAGAAAAAGGCGGCCAGCGAGGGTGGCCGCCAAGGGGCCCGCGTTTCCGAACTGGGCCTCGGCGCCGATGCCCCGAAAAATTTCCCGAAAAAGATCGGGGTATTTATCTCCCCCCGGAAGAAGGAGGCCAATTTCCCCACGCGCATCCGGCGGGCTAGCGGCATCTGAATAAAAAAACTCGCGGCTTAGCTCCCACGCCTCCCGGCTCTCAGAGGGCGCAGCGATGAGCTTGAGGGCCGTTTTTACAGGCGGGGCGGGAAGAGACTCCCGGCTAAAAAGGCTTTTGCCCAGCGCCTCAAGCGGGCGCCGCCTGGTGGGCCCAGTCTCTGCACGTGTGAACTCTCTCGATTCGAGCCAATCAATAAAAGGCTGGGCGAACTCACACGCCGGGGTGTCTGGCTCGGCGGGCACAAAAAACGCGGCGGGCAGCGGCCCGCACTGCTGCCCCTCGGGCGCTCCATGACAAAGGGCCAAGGCAAAGCGGCGCTGGAGCGCGTTCATATCGGCAAAGCCATAGAAAATAGTGGGAATCCCTGCCGGGGCGGCCACCGTGGCTGGGGCTGCCTCTAGAGCCTCGGCGGCAAGGCGGAGGACTTCGGTCTCATCGTAAAGATTGAGTGCCACAAGGCGCTCATGGATCGACTCGGCGATGAGGGCCAGATCGGCGAGGCGCTCTGCCTCCCCTTTCACATGGCCAGAGGCCGCAGCGCGAAGGGATTCGGGAGATAACTCACTTTCTTTCAAATCTTTATAGGTTTCCCAGGCCGCCTCTCCCCAGCCCTCAACTCCCACCGGAGGCCGGAGAGGGCCGAGTTTGGGCGCAATCTCCTCAAGCACACGCCTGGCCACGGCCTCCCCGCCGAGAGGGGGAAGTTGTTTTTTATCTAATTGATTAATAATGGGTTGAGCCGCTGATCGAGATATTCTCCCCAGCGTGTGGAAGGAGACGCCAGCCAGCGCCCCCCCTCTCGCCATGGCGATCTCAAGATGCTCTCTGAGTTGGCTCGAAATCACCACCACCCGCCGTGGGCGCAGGGGATCGCCCGTAGCAAATTCATCTAGAACAGGGCGAAGTTCCGCCTCAAGCTGGTGAAAGGGCGCTGTATAAAACCGCTTATCAGGTGCCGGACTCATGCCGTCCCCTGGCCTTGGGCGGGAAATTAGAGCGGTGTTCGATCAAGTAGCGCGAACGCTCTCCCCAAATAGCTCCTCGACCTCAAGCTGCCGGGGGGTGAGGCCCTGCTGATGGGCATAAAGAACCAGCTTTTCGAGCGTCTTTCTGTTTGCCTCAATTCCGTAGGGCCAAAAATCCTCTCCGAACACCTCGCGCGTCTGATCGAGAAAGGCCGGCAAAAGCGGCACCATCGCCGAGAGTGCGCCGATGTCTGAGATGCGCGCTAGGGTTTTGTCTTTCGCCTGACACATCGCCTCGTAAACATTCCGCAGTGCCCACGGGTCCTTCTCATAGACATCCTTGCGTAGAACCACACAATGCATGATGGGATGAATACCCGTGCGGCGATAATAATCGACCTCGGCCGCGCCATAGTCCGGAAATAGCCGCTTCACGTTTGGCGACCCCTCCCGGAAACACTCGGGAACCTGGTGAAACAGCGCCCCATCCACCTCGCCCGAATCAAGCATATTTGAGATGGTCTGGCCCGGCTCCATGTAAGTAACCTGCGCCCCCTCGGGCATCTGAATCGGCACGCGCGGCTTGATGGCCGCCACCCACTCAATCGAATTCACATCAAGCCCGTATTCCTCGGCAAGAATTCCAACAATCCAGACAACAGCGGTCATCCCCCACTCTCGAATGGCCACCCGCTTGCCATTCAGATCCTCGGGCTTATCAACCCCCGCCCCGGTGTTCGCATAGACCATTGAATGGCGAAACACCTTGCTCGGGAACGCTGGCATCCCCACAAAAGGGCTATCCCCGGTCCCCAGCAAATAACAATGCGCCCCCATCGACATTTCCGAGAGATCGAACTCTAAATCCTTACACATCCGGGTGAAAATCTCGGTGGGCGGCAGCGTCACCGCATTTAAATCAATATCCTCAGGGACAACGCGGCCCGCCGCGAGTTGCCCGGTGCGGTCGTAGTCACCGAATGCGGCATACAGTTCAAGCTTGGACATTCCTTAACCCTCATATAAATGACCAGCAAAATGCCAGTGTGTGGGAAAATCCATGACGAAAAATGCTTTTCAACGATCATCCACACTGGAGCCCAAACTGCAAGGAGGATTTCACCCCCCCCTCGAAAACCCATTCCTTGACCGCTTCAAGGCTACATGGCATTAGAGTAAGTCCTGTTTCCGGTTGGTGCATTTGCTGGACTCCCGATACTCCAGAAAAGGCGGCTTTCATGGCTATGCGCGTTCGAGTGGTTGTTTGCGGATTCGGGAAAGTGGGGCGTAATTTCGCCCGGCTTCTGGACTCAAAATCCCAAACAATTTCCTCCCAATACGGGATTAAACTGGAACTTGCCGGCGTTGGAGAGTTGAACGGGAGCGTTTTGAGCAGCGGTGCCATTTCCCCCGGAAAGCTCGCTGATTTTTTTGAAGCGCATGGCGACCTATCCGGCTTCCCCGACGCAGGCAAACCCGGCTTGGAGGGACTCGACATTATTAGACAAGCGGTCAAGCCGGACGTGTTAGTTGAAACGACACCGACGAACATTGAGACAGGAGAGCCCGCCCTCACACACATTCGCACAGCCATAGAGCGCGGGATGCACGTTGTCAGCGCCAACAAAGGCCCCTTCATCCGAAATTACCGCGAATTAAAATCTTTGGCCAAAAAGAATGACGCCACGCTCAAACTCTCGGCCGCCGCCGCCGCCGCCCTCCCGACGCTGGATGTCGCACAGACCTGTCTTGCAGGAACCGAGATCA
This genomic interval carries:
- a CDS encoding ABC transporter substrate-binding protein; the encoded protein is MSKLELYAAFGDYDRTGQLAAGRVVPEDIDLNAVTLPPTEIFTRMCKDLEFDLSEMSMGAHCYLLGTGDSPFVGMPAFPSKVFRHSMVYANTGAGVDKPEDLNGKRVAIREWGMTAVVWIVGILAEEYGLDVNSIEWVAAIKPRVPIQMPEGAQVTYMEPGQTISNMLDSGEVDGALFHQVPECFREGSPNVKRLFPDYGAAEVDYYRRTGIHPIMHCVVLRKDVYEKDPWALRNVYEAMCQAKDKTLARISDIGALSAMVPLLPAFLDQTREVFGEDFWPYGIEANRKTLEKLVLYAHQQGLTPRQLEVEELFGESVRAT
- a CDS encoding homoserine dehydrogenase; this encodes MAMRVRVVVCGFGKVGRNFARLLDSKSQTISSQYGIKLELAGVGELNGSVLSSGAISPGKLADFFEAHGDLSGFPDAGKPGLEGLDIIRQAVKPDVLVETTPTNIETGEPALTHIRTAIERGMHVVSANKGPFIRNYRELKSLAKKNDATLKLSAAAAAALPTLDVAQTCLAGTEIKAIEGVLNGTSNFVLSRMRTGDESYDEALAEAQRLGIAETNPSLDVEGYDTANKLALIANISMGADLTPEQVNRTGITGTSAEQVRQAAEEGKIMRLVGRAVKDEQGNVRASVAPEPLPASHPLASVDGSEKGITYTTDTMDRVTVSGGKSDPRGAAAALLKDLINIYRAP